One Urocitellus parryii isolate mUroPar1 chromosome 8, mUroPar1.hap1, whole genome shotgun sequence DNA window includes the following coding sequences:
- the Bphl gene encoding serine hydrolase BPHL, giving the protein MVVRLCCRGGLLPRLLFSPQKPKIYVPTAGRKAAYGTVTSAKVSVNGVHLHYQQTGEGEHAVLLLPGMLGSGETDFAPQLKSLNKNLFTVVAWDPRGYGHSRPPDRDFPADFFERDAKDAVDLMKTLKFKKVSLLGWSDGGITALFAAAKYPSYINKMVIWGANAYVTEEDERIYQGIRDVSKWSEKTRKPLEALYGYDYLAKTCEKWVDGIGQFKHLPDGNICRHLLPLVQCPTLIVHGEKDPLVPRFHADFIHEHVKGSRLHLMPEGKHNLHLRFANEFNKLAEDFLQ; this is encoded by the exons ATGGTGGTGAGGCTGTGTTGCCGAGGCGGGCTGCTACCGCGGCTGCTCTTCTCGCCTCAGAAGCCCAAGATTTACGTCCCCACGGCTGGGCGCAAGGCCGCGTACGG aacAGTAACCTCTGCCAAAGTGTCTGTGAATGGCGTTCACCTGCATTATCAGCAGACTGGAGAGGGCGAACATGCAGTCCTGCTGCTTCCTGGGATGTTGG GAAGCGGAGAGACTGATTTTGCACCCCAACTTAAAAGCCTAAATAAGAACCTCTTCACTGTGGTGGCCTGGGATCCTCGAGGATATGGACATTCCAGACCCCCAGATAGAGACTTCCCAGCGGACTTTTTTGAAAGGGATGCAAAAGATGCTGTTGATTTGATGAAG ACGCTGAAGTTTAAGAAGGTCTCTCTGCTGGGATGGAGTGACGGTGGCATCACTGCACTCTTTGCTGCTGCGAAATATCCATCTTACATCAATAAGATGGTGATTTGGGGAGCTAATGCCTATGTCACTGAAGAGGATGAAAGAATTTATCAGG GTATCCGAGATGTTTCTAAATGGAGCGAAAAAACAAGGAAGCCTCTAGAAGCCCTGTATGGATATGACTACCTTGCCAAAACCTGTGAAAAGTGGGTGGATGGCATAGGACAGTTTAAACATCTACCAGATG GTAACATCTGTCGGCACTTGCTGCCCCTGGTTCAGTGCCCCACCCTAATTGTGCATGGAGAGAAGGATCCTCTGGTCCCACGTTTTCATGCTGACTTCATACATGAGCATGTGAAAGGGTCACG gttacatCTTATGCCAGAAGGCAAACACAACCTGCATTTACGTTTTGCTAATGAATTCAACAAGTTAGCAGAAGACTTCTTACAATGA
- the LOC113195548 gene encoding tubulin beta-2A chain, translating into MREIVHIQAGQCGNQIGAKFWEVISDEHGIDPTGSYHGDSDLQLERINVYYNEAAGNKYVPRAILVDLEPGTMDSVRSGPFGQIFRPDNFVFGQSGAGNNWAKGHYTEGAELVDSVLDVVRKESESCDCLQGFQLTHSLGGGTGSGMGTLLISKIREEYPDRIMNTFSVMPSPKVSDTVVEPYNATLSVHQLVENTDETYSIDNEALYDICFRTLKLTTPTYGDLNHLVSATMSGVTTCLRFPGQLNADLRKLAVNMVPFPRLHFFMPGFAPLTSRGSQQYRALTVPELTQQMFDSKNMMAACDPRHGRYLTVAAIFRGRMSMKEVDEQMLNVQNKNSSYFVEWIPNNVKTAVCDIPPRGLKMSATFIGNSTAIQELFKRISEQFTAMFRRKAFLHWYTGEGMDEMEFTEAESNMNDLVSEYQQYQDATADEQGEFEEEEGEDEA; encoded by the exons ATGCGTGAGATCGTGCACATCCAGGCTGGCCAATGCGGCAACCAAATCGGCGCCAAG ttttggGAGGTCATCAGTGATGAGCATGGCATCGACCCCACTGGCAGTTACCATGGAGACAGTGACCTGCAGCTAGAGAGAATCAACGTGTACTACAATGAAGCTGCTG GCAACAAGTATGTACCTCGGGCCATCCTGGTGGACCTGGAGCCTGGCACCATGGACTCAGTGAGGTCGGGACCATTCGGCCAGATCTTCAGGCCAGACAACTTCGTGTTCG GCCAGAGTGGTGCAGGAAATAACTGGGCAAAGGGCCACTACACAGAGGGAGCCGAGCTGGTGGACTCGGTCCTGGACGTGGTCAGGAAGGAGTCAGAAAGCTGTGACTGTCTCCAGGGCTTCCAGCTGACCCACTCTCTGGGGGGAGGCACTGGCTCAGGCATGGGCACCCTGCTCATCAGCAAGATCCGTGAGGAGTACCCAGACCGCATCATGAACACCTTCAGCGTCATGCCCTCGCCCAAAGTGTCAGACACAGTGGTAGAGCCCTACAACGCCACCCTCTCTGTCCACCAGCTGGTGGAGAACACAGATGAAACCTATTCCATCGACAACGAGGCCCTGTATGACATCTGCTTCCGCACCCTGAAGCTGACCACACCCACATATGGAGACCTCAACCACCTGGTGTCAGCCACCATGAGCGGGGTCACCACGTGCCTGCGCTTCCCTGGCCAGCTGAACGCAGACCTGCGCAAGCTGGCAGTGAACATGGTGCCCTTCCCCCGCCTGCACTTCTTCATGCCGGGTTTCGCACCCCTGACCAGCAGGGGCAGCCAGCAGTACCGCGCCCTGACGGTGCCCGAGCTCACCCAGCAGATGTTCGACTCCAAGAACATGATGGCCGCCTGTGACCCGCGCCACGGCCGCTACCTGACCGTGGCTGCCATCTTCCGAGGCCGCATGTCCATGAAGGAGGTGGACGAGCAGATGCTCAACGTGCAGAACAAGAACAGCAGCTACTTCGTGGAGTGGATCCCCAACAACGTGAAGACGGCCGTGTGCGACATCCCGCCGCGGGGCCTCAAGATGTCCGCCACCTTCATCGGCAACAGCACGGCCATCCAGGAGCTGTTCAAGCGCATCTCGGAGCAGTTCACGGCCATGTTCCGGCGCAAGGCCTTCCTGCACTGGTACACGGGCGAGGGCATGGACGAGATGGAGTTCACCGAGGCCGAGAGCAACATGAATGACCTGGTGTCCGAGTACCAGCAGTACCAGGACGCCACTGCTGACGAACAGGGGGAGTTCGAGGAGGAGGAGGGCGAGGATGAGGCTTAA